A stretch of DNA from Brevibacterium ihuae:
TTCTGCCAGTCGCCGGTGAGCTTGAGGAGGGCCTTGACCTGGTCGGTCGGCTGGGCGCCGACGGACAGCCAGTAGAGCGCGCGCTCGGAGTCGATCTCGACGAGCGAGGGCTCCTCGAGCGGGTGGTACTTGCCGATGTCCTCGATGGTCTTGCCATCGCGGCGGGTCCGCGAGTCGGCGACGACGACGCGGTAGAAGGGTGCATGGACCTTGCCCATGCGGGTGAGGCGAATCTTGACTGCCACTGTAGTGGTGTCTCCTTTGGAAGATAGGGTGCGCTTGCCGCTCGCCGTTCCGTGGGGCTGGAGCGGGCGGGCGTCATCGCGTGGACACAACCGACGCGGCGGTTGAGAGGGTCCGCCGCGGGTCGAGTACAAGGGTCAATTGTGCCAGAAACCGCTACTTGCTGCCACCCGAGCCGAACATCCCGCCGAAGCCCTTGGGCAGCTTGCTGAGGTCGAACTCCTCGTCCCCGCCGAGGTCGATGCCGCCGAACGCGGAACCGGTGGGCTCGGGCGCCTTGCCCTGCCTGCGGAGCTCGGCCTGCTTCGCCTGCTCGGCGCGCTTGGCCGGGTTGCCGGACTTCCCGGCGGCCTTCTTCTTCCCCTTCTTCTTCCGGTTCCCGCCTCCCCCGGCACCGCCGCCGGGCATCTGGGGCATCCCCGGCATCTGCGGCATCCCGGGCATCCCGCCGCCGGCGCCGCGCCCGCCGCCCCGGCTCATCTGGCGCATCATCTTCTGCGCCTGGACGAAGCGCTCCATGAGCTGGTTGACCGCGGTGACCGTGGTGCCGGAGCCCTTGGCGATGCGCTGCCGGCGCGATCCGTTGAGGATCCGCGGGTTCGCCCGCTCGTAGGGGGTCATGGAGCGCACGATCGCCTCGACGCGGTCGATCTCGCGCTCGTCGAACGCCTCGAGCTGCTCCTTGTACTGGGACATGCCGGGCATCATGCCGAGCATCTTCTTGAGCGACCCCATCTTCTTGATGGCGGCCATCTGGGTGAGGAAGTCGTCGAGGTCGAAGTCCTCGCCGGACTCGACCTTCTTCGCGAGCTTCTCGGTCT
This window harbors:
- the rpsP gene encoding 30S ribosomal protein S16, with translation MAVKIRLTRMGKVHAPFYRVVVADSRTRRDGKTIEDIGKYHPLEEPSLVEIDSERALYWLSVGAQPTDQVKALLKLTGDWQKHTGEGEAVNSVKPQQEKAAFEAPATGSVIKEATTPKGGKAESADESAEEAPAEDAATDESADGAEEKAEA